In Gouania willdenowi chromosome 24, fGouWil2.1, whole genome shotgun sequence, a single window of DNA contains:
- the fosab gene encoding v-fos FBJ murine osteosarcoma viral oncogene homolog Ab → MMFTSFNTECDSSSRCSTASPSAENLGYYPSPAGSYSSMGSPQSQDFTDLTASSFIPTVTAISTSPDLQWMVKPLISSVAPSHRVHPYTPSNPSYSMKSAGSKAHSSSKRSRVEQIPPEELEKRRIRRERNKQAAAKCRNRRRELTDTLQAETDQLEDEKSSLQNDIANLMKEKERLEFILAAHQPICKIPSDLDSDFTAATISSSSHSCLSTSQPQTITFSQPTSTSIFSSPVLSTASVSSVKMADLEASVLEESLDLLAKTEMETARSVPEIDLSSSLYTGQDWEPLHSTATVNDFEPLCTPVVTCTPACTTYTSSFVFTFPEADTFPTCGVAHRRESNSNDQSSDSLSSPTLLAL, encoded by the exons ATGATGTTTACTTCTTTCAACACGGAGTGCGATTCTTCCTCTCGCTGCAGCACAGCTTCTCCGTCTGCTGAGAATTTGGGTTATTACCCTTCTCCAGCAGGGTCTTACTCCAGCATGGGATCCCCTCAATCTCAG GACTTCACTGACCTGACAGCATCCAGTTTTATCCCAACCGTCACTGCCATCTCAACAAGCCCCGATCTGCAGTGGATGGTCAAGCCTCTGATCTCCTCTGTGGCCCCCTCTCACAGGGTTCACCCCTACACCCCCTCCAACCCTTCCTACTCCATGAAGTCTGCAGGATCCAAAGCTCACAGCTCTTCCAAGCGAAGCAGAGTGGAACAG ATTCCCCCTGAGGAGCTGGAGAAGAGACGAATTCGCAGAGAGAGGAATAAACAAGCTGCTGCTAAATGCCGTAACAGGAGGCGAGAACTTACAGACACCCTGCAAGCT GAAACTGATCAGCTGGAGGATGAGAAGTCCAGCCTACAGAATGATATCGCCAATCTGATGAAAGAGAAGGAAAGGCTCGAGTTCATTCTGGCTGCCCACCAACCTATCTGCAAAATCCCCTCCGATCTGGACTCAGACTTCACAGCTGCCACCATCTCTTCTTCTTCCCACTCTTGCCTTTCCACCTCCCAGCCACAGACCATCACCTTCAGCCAACCCACCTCCACATCCATCTTTTCCAGCCCCGTGCTCTCCACCGCCTCCGTCAGCTCGGTCAAGATGGCCGACCTGGAGGCCTCCGTCCTGGAGGAGTCTCTCGACCTGTTGGCGAAGACCGAGATGGAGACGGCACGGTCGGTGCCTGAGATTGACCTGTCCAGTTCCCTGTACACGGGCCAGGACTGGGAGCCCCTTCATTCCACAGCCACGGTTAATGACTTTGAGCCCCTATGCACACCTGTGGTGACCTGCACCCCCGCCTGCACAACCTACACCTCCTCGTTTGTGTTCACCTTCCCCGAGGCCGACACGTTCCCGACATGCGGCGTCGCCCACAGGAGAGAAAGCAACAGCAATGACCAGTCGTCCGACTCCCTAAGTTCACCAACACTACTGGCCCTCTAA
- the LOC114457743 gene encoding proto-oncogene c-Fos-like, with product MHPDFNAESDSSSSSCGSTASPGGDTPGCSSQHPSHSLSSSVDSVKESENEDFFVPTKKSTSPKRIKSMVHPSIVITSASPSSNRAKRSRSNSATESVSPGGGKKKKAKLSNRKGQREQPNKEEEEKRRIRRERNKIAAAKCRNKRRELIDTLQAETDELEEEKSTLHEEIANLLKEKERLENVLASHASSCQILEDKEENETRNEDDNDDKMKHEDHPPASPQLLSESEDGDADSEETNTSEEDSEAPIGQDMQDNIPPCIPSAAILGNSNILLCSSAEEEEIFEDLKGDDLDDLVPSLEMALTSEVAASVPDIDLSGPFCLSDWETLYKSVANDLESLCTTPVMSSSPSCSNYRTVFSFNYSEVDSLAEGCEYLKGSLSTSELNKDSLNSPTLLAL from the exons ATGCATCCAGACTTCAACGCGGAATCGGATTCTTCATCCAGCAGCTGTGGCAGCACAGCATCGCCTGGCGGGGACACCCCTGGGTGCAGCAGCCAGCATCCTTCTCACTCCTTATCGTCGTCAGTGGACAGTGTGAAG gaaagtgaaaatgaagaCTTCTTTGTTCCAACAAAGAAATCCACATCTCCAAAGCGTATTAAGTCGATggttcatccatccatcgtcATCACATCTGCCTCTCCGTCATCCAACCGTGCGAAGAGAAGCAGGAGCAACAGTGCGACAGAGTCGGTTTCCCCGGGGGgtggaaagaagaagaaggcgaAGCTCAGCAACAGAAAGGGGCAAAGAGAGCAG CCTaacaaagaggaggaggaaaagaggAGGATCAGAAGGGAGAGGAATAAAATTGCTGCAGCGAAGTGTCGGAACAAGCGAAGGGAGCTGATAGATACGCTTCAAGCT gAAACTGATGAGCTCGAGGAAGAAAAATCTACTCTTCACGAAGAGATAGCCAACTTGCTGAAGGAGAAGGAGAGACTAGAGAACGTTCTAGCATCCCACGCGTCTTCTTGCCAAATCCTCGAAGATAAAGAGGAAAATGAGACGCGTAATGAGGACGATAACGACGATAAGATGAAGCATGAGGATCATCCCCCAGCCTCTCCTCAGCTGCTGTCTGAATCAGAGGATGGAGACGCAGACTCAGAGGAGACAAACACCAGCGAAGAAGATTCAGAAGCTCCAATTGGTCAAGACATGCAGGACAACATCCCCCCATGTATTCCATCTGCTGCCATTTTGGGGAACTCCAATATCCTTCTGTGTTCCAGTGCGGAAGAGGAGGAGATTTTCGAGGACCTCAAAGGGGATGATCTTGACGACTTGGTGCCCAGTCTAGAGATGGCCTTGACATCCGAGGTGGCCGCATCCGTCCCCGACATTGACCTCAGTGGTCCATTTTGCCTCTCAGACTGGGAAACACTGTATAAATCTGTGGCCAATGACCTTGAATCCTTGTGCACAACACCAGTCATGTCTTCCAGTCCTTCTTGTAGCAATTACCGCACGGTGTTCTCCTTCAATTACTCTGAGGTTGATTCTTTGGCCGAGGGCTGTGAGTACCTCAAAGGTAGCCTTAGCACATCAGAGTTAAACAAAGACAGTCTGAATTCTCCAACTCTTCTGGCCTTGTGA